A genomic segment from Bacillus cereus G9842 encodes:
- a CDS encoding AI-2E family transporter — protein MNEVKSFFRSRGFQRFLVLIIVALVLYALKSMINLILITFILTFLMDRFQRFISRELKVNRKIVIACLYIILVSFIGTTLYKYLPVLTIQISQLIYQFKLFFQNPPDNEIVKYVLSTINGMEVSKYIEQGVDVIYQSIANIGKVSLQILLSLILSLFFLLEKERIITFTSKFKDSKLKIFYEEIAYFGERFARSFGKVIEAQFLIAVVNCILTVIALIVLGFPQLLVLAVMVFLLGLIPVAGVIISLFPLCIIAYNVGGVMYVVYILVFITVIHALESYFLNPKFMSAKTNLPIFYTFMILIFSEHFLGIWGLIIGIPIFIFLLDVLDINNEDATKK, from the coding sequence ATGAATGAAGTAAAGAGTTTTTTTCGAAGTAGAGGGTTTCAACGGTTTCTCGTTTTAATAATAGTAGCGCTTGTATTATATGCATTAAAAAGTATGATCAATTTAATATTAATTACGTTTATACTGACGTTTTTAATGGATCGATTTCAACGTTTTATTTCAAGGGAATTGAAAGTAAACCGGAAAATTGTTATTGCATGTTTGTATATAATACTAGTTTCCTTTATAGGCACAACGTTATATAAATATTTACCTGTGCTGACGATACAAATTTCACAATTAATTTATCAATTTAAACTATTTTTTCAAAATCCACCTGATAATGAAATCGTTAAATATGTACTTTCGACAATTAATGGGATGGAAGTATCAAAATATATAGAACAAGGTGTAGATGTTATATATCAATCAATAGCAAATATAGGGAAGGTAAGTTTACAAATATTATTATCTCTAATTTTAAGCTTATTTTTCTTATTAGAAAAAGAGCGTATTATTACATTTACATCTAAGTTTAAAGATAGTAAGTTAAAAATCTTTTATGAGGAAATTGCATATTTTGGTGAAAGATTTGCAAGATCGTTCGGAAAAGTAATTGAAGCTCAGTTTTTAATTGCCGTTGTAAATTGTATTCTTACTGTCATTGCATTAATTGTTTTAGGATTTCCACAGCTACTTGTATTAGCTGTTATGGTTTTCTTACTAGGGTTGATTCCTGTTGCAGGTGTGATTATTTCTTTGTTTCCACTTTGTATCATTGCTTACAACGTAGGCGGAGTTATGTACGTAGTATACATACTCGTGTTCATAACAGTAATCCACGCTCTTGAAAGTTATTTTTTAAATCCGAAGTTTATGTCTGCAAAAACAAATTTACCAATCTTTTATACATTTATGATTCTCATCTTCTCAGAGCATTTCCTCGGAATATGGGGGCTTATTATCGGGATACCAATCTTTATCTTTTTATTAGATGTACTTGATATAAATAATGAGGATGCGACTAAAAAATAA
- a CDS encoding amidase family protein, which translates to MKKWVKVTLSIAGGIVLLACVGGYYVYKNYFPKEPERIVYDKERVLQPIHNQLKGINIENVKIKEKEVVNATVDELQKMIDDGKLSYEELTSIYLFRIQEHDQNGITLNSVTEINPNAMEEARKLDQERGRNKNSNLYGIPVVVKDNVQTEKVMPTSAGTYVLKDWIADQDATIVKQLKEEGAFVLGKANMSEWANYLSFTMPSGYSGKKGQNLNPYGPITFDTSGSSSGSATVVAADFAPLAIGTETTGSIVAPAAQQSVVGLRPSLGMVSRTGIIPLAETLDTAGPMARTVKDAATLFNAMIGYDEKDVMTEKMKDKERIDYTKDLSIDGLKGKKIGLLFSVDQQDENRKTVAEKIRKDLQDAGAILADNIELSAEGVDNLQTLEYEFKHNVNDYFSQQKNIPVKSLEEIIAFNKKDSKRRIKYGQTLIEGSEKSAITKEEFENVVQTSQANAKKELDRYLVEKGLDALVMINNDEILLSAVAGYPELAVPAGYDKNGEPIGVVFVGKQFGERELFNMGYAYEQQSKNRKSPSL; encoded by the coding sequence ATGAAGAAATGGGTAAAGGTAACGCTGTCTATCGCTGGAGGCATTGTCTTATTAGCGTGTGTCGGCGGATATTACGTGTATAAAAATTATTTTCCAAAGGAACCTGAGCGTATTGTATATGATAAAGAAAGAGTGCTACAACCGATACATAATCAGCTTAAAGGAATCAATATAGAAAATGTAAAAATAAAAGAAAAAGAAGTCGTAAATGCGACTGTAGATGAGCTTCAAAAAATGATTGATGATGGAAAGTTGTCATATGAAGAATTAACGAGCATTTATCTCTTTAGAATACAAGAACATGATCAAAATGGAATAACATTAAATTCTGTTACAGAGATAAATCCTAATGCGATGGAAGAAGCAAGAAAGTTAGATCAAGAGCGGGGTAGAAACAAAAATTCGAATTTATATGGTATTCCTGTCGTTGTAAAAGATAATGTACAGACGGAAAAAGTGATGCCGACTAGTGCAGGAACTTATGTATTAAAAGATTGGATTGCAGATCAAGACGCAACAATTGTGAAGCAGTTGAAAGAAGAAGGAGCATTTGTTTTAGGAAAAGCGAATATGTCTGAGTGGGCGAATTATTTATCTTTTACAATGCCAAGTGGGTATAGCGGGAAGAAAGGACAAAATTTAAACCCGTACGGTCCGATTACATTCGATACTTCAGGATCAAGTTCAGGATCTGCTACAGTAGTTGCGGCAGATTTTGCGCCGCTTGCAATTGGAACAGAAACGACGGGATCGATTGTTGCACCAGCGGCGCAGCAATCAGTAGTTGGGTTACGTCCATCTTTAGGTATGGTAAGTAGAACAGGAATTATTCCATTAGCTGAAACTCTTGATACAGCAGGACCTATGGCAAGAACAGTAAAAGATGCAGCAACGTTATTTAATGCAATGATAGGTTATGACGAAAAAGATGTTATGACAGAAAAAATGAAAGATAAAGAAAGAATTGATTATACAAAGGATTTATCAATAGATGGATTAAAAGGGAAAAAGATAGGGCTTCTTTTTTCTGTAGACCAACAAGATGAAAATAGAAAAACAGTAGCAGAAAAAATTAGAAAAGACCTTCAAGATGCAGGTGCGATATTAGCTGATAATATCGAGTTAAGTGCTGAGGGTGTAGATAATTTGCAAACATTAGAATATGAGTTCAAGCATAATGTAAACGACTATTTTTCACAGCAAAAAAATATACCGGTAAAATCGTTAGAAGAGATTATAGCGTTTAATAAAAAGGATAGTAAAAGACGAATAAAATACGGACAAACATTAATTGAGGGGTCTGAAAAATCTGCTATAACGAAAGAAGAGTTCGAAAACGTAGTACAAACGAGTCAAGCAAATGCAAAAAAAGAGCTAGATAGGTATTTAGTAGAAAAAGGTTTGGATGCTCTAGTTATGATTAATAACGATGAAATTCTTCTATCAGCTGTAGCTGGTTATCCGGAATTAGCGGTTCCTGCTGGATATGATAAAAATGGAGAACCAATCGGTGTAGTGTTTGTAGGGAAACAGTTTGGTGAAAGAGAGCTTTTCAATATGGGATATGCGTATGAACAGCAGTCTAAAAATAGAAAATCACCTAGTTTATAA
- a CDS encoding ABC transporter ATP-binding protein, whose translation MALLQVNNIETYLDQFHILQGVSLTVEKGTITVLFGRNGAGKTTTLRSVMGFHRIADGEIYYDSAKVSGLPTHLISRKGIGYVPENQGIFHDLTVEETFALARGKGEEVEGKIEWMLELFPDLKQFWNKKSGLLSGGQKQMLAISRAFINSDGLLLIDEPSKGLSPIMVEKLMVAILKMKEKTTVLLVEQNFMMASQIGDYFYIMDNGRIVHNGFMNELKKDKEMCHKYLGIS comes from the coding sequence GTGGCACTATTACAAGTGAATAATATAGAAACGTATTTAGATCAGTTTCATATTTTGCAAGGAGTATCTCTTACTGTTGAGAAAGGGACGATTACTGTACTGTTTGGTAGAAACGGGGCAGGGAAAACAACGACATTACGCTCAGTTATGGGGTTTCACCGGATTGCAGATGGTGAAATTTATTATGATAGTGCAAAAGTAAGTGGATTACCTACACATTTAATTTCAAGGAAAGGAATAGGGTATGTACCAGAAAATCAAGGTATTTTTCATGATTTGACAGTAGAAGAAACATTCGCTCTTGCTAGGGGGAAAGGTGAAGAAGTAGAAGGGAAAATAGAGTGGATGCTGGAACTATTTCCGGATTTAAAGCAGTTTTGGAATAAGAAAAGTGGGCTCTTGAGCGGAGGGCAAAAGCAAATGTTGGCTATTTCAAGAGCGTTTATTAATAGTGATGGATTATTACTTATTGATGAACCGAGCAAAGGGCTATCCCCGATAATGGTGGAGAAATTAATGGTAGCTATTTTGAAGATGAAAGAGAAAACAACAGTTTTACTTGTTGAGCAAAATTTTATGATGGCTAGTCAAATTGGCGATTATTTTTACATTATGGATAACGGACGAATTGTTCATAACGGTTTTATGAATGAATTAAAAAAGGATAAGGAAATGTGTCATAAATATTTAGGAATCTCTTAA
- a CDS encoding Rrf2 family transcriptional regulator has protein sequence MKISSRFSIAVHILSILKNNPSSLCTSDYMAESVNTNPVVIRKIMSYLKQAGFVYVNRGPGGAGLLKDLYEITLLDVYHAVNVVEEDKLFHIHEQPNPDCPIGANIQAVLEIILIQAQSAMEEVLGNITMGQLFETLQEKMNA, from the coding sequence ATGAAAATTAGTAGCCGCTTTTCCATAGCTGTTCATATTTTATCTATTTTGAAAAACAATCCATCTTCACTTTGTACTTCAGACTATATGGCTGAGAGTGTCAATACAAATCCAGTAGTCATTCGTAAAATCATGTCGTACTTGAAACAAGCTGGCTTTGTTTACGTAAATCGTGGACCGGGTGGCGCGGGATTACTAAAGGATTTATATGAAATCACATTGTTAGATGTGTATCATGCAGTGAACGTAGTCGAAGAAGACAAGCTATTTCATATTCACGAGCAACCGAATCCAGATTGTCCAATTGGGGCGAATATTCAAGCGGTGTTAGAAATTATTTTAATTCAAGCACAATCCGCGATGGAAGAAGTTTTGGGAAATATTACAATGGGGCAGTTGTTTGAAACTTTGCAAGAAAAAATGAATGCTTAA
- a CDS encoding L-lactate dehydrogenase gives MKKGINRVVLVGTGAVGCSYAYCMINQAVAEEFVLVDVNEAKAEGEAMDLSHAVPFAPAPTRVWKGSYEDCKDADLVVITAGLPQKPGETRLDLVEKNAKIFKQIVRSIMDSGFDGIFLIATNPVDILTYVTWKESGLPKERVIGSGTTLDSARFRYMLGEYFDIGPHNIHAYIIGEHGDTELPVWSHVSVGIQKLQTLLEKDNTYNQEDLDKIFINVRDAAYHIIERKGATYYGIGMSLLRVTKAILNDENSVLTVSAYLEGQYGQKDVYIGVPAVLNRGGVREILEVELSEEEELKFDHSVQVLKETMAPVL, from the coding sequence ATGAAAAAAGGTATTAACCGTGTTGTATTAGTAGGAACAGGAGCAGTTGGATGTAGTTATGCTTACTGCATGATTAACCAAGCCGTAGCTGAAGAATTTGTTTTAGTCGATGTAAATGAGGCAAAAGCTGAAGGGGAGGCAATGGATTTAAGTCATGCTGTTCCATTCGCACCAGCTCCAACTAGAGTATGGAAAGGCAGCTACGAAGATTGTAAAGATGCTGACCTTGTAGTTATTACAGCTGGATTACCACAAAAACCAGGCGAAACACGTTTAGATTTAGTTGAGAAAAACGCTAAAATCTTTAAACAAATCGTTCGCAGTATTATGGATAGCGGATTTGATGGCATCTTCTTAATCGCAACAAACCCTGTAGATATTTTAACTTACGTAACTTGGAAAGAATCTGGTTTACCGAAAGAACGTGTAATCGGTTCTGGTACAACGCTTGATTCTGCTCGTTTCCGCTATATGTTAGGTGAGTACTTCGATATTGGTCCACACAACATTCACGCTTATATTATCGGAGAACACGGCGATACTGAACTTCCTGTTTGGAGTCATGTTTCCGTTGGTATCCAAAAACTACAAACACTGCTTGAAAAAGACAACACGTATAATCAAGAAGATTTAGACAAAATTTTCATAAACGTCCGTGATGCAGCTTACCATATTATTGAGCGTAAAGGCGCAACTTATTATGGTATCGGTATGTCACTTCTACGTGTTACAAAAGCAATTTTAAACGACGAAAATAGTGTATTAACTGTATCAGCTTACTTAGAAGGTCAATATGGTCAAAAAGATGTTTATATCGGGGTGCCTGCTGTTTTAAATCGCGGCGGTGTTCGTGAAATTTTAGAGGTTGAATTAAGTGAAGAAGAAGAATTAAAATTCGATCACTCTGTTCAAGTATTAAAAGAAACAATGGCTCCGGTTCTTTAA
- a CDS encoding CobW family GTP-binding protein: MNKVEIHILGGFLGSGKSTLLQNLLLAEKKKNRKVAVLMNEIGEYSVDTDIIGKENVLRELLKGCICCTLKEELEIQLHSLYQQERPDVIYIETTGVAHPIEVLDACVSPILAPFLEVKSIVVVLDAVRWLNRSILSANVQQLLHEQLKFGSHILVNKADLLTDEDKNTVFEEVKAINDHAKMYETKYCNISLKDIEEAEFPNDEEHETLHVKQHLHIQTMTYQFTKPIEQDKLYEWLSNLPDSIYRVKGFVKFHGDKYPHLFQYSFGVPTLLEQDFGFPTNLVVIGEGLDKKQLAEGLEKVELNSN; encoded by the coding sequence ATGAATAAAGTGGAGATTCATATATTAGGTGGTTTTTTAGGTAGTGGAAAATCAACATTATTACAAAATTTATTGTTAGCAGAGAAAAAGAAGAATAGAAAAGTTGCAGTATTAATGAATGAAATTGGTGAATACTCGGTAGATACAGATATTATTGGAAAAGAGAATGTTTTAAGAGAACTTCTTAAAGGATGTATTTGTTGTACATTAAAAGAAGAGCTTGAAATACAATTACATTCGTTATACCAACAAGAAAGACCAGATGTAATTTATATAGAAACGACAGGTGTTGCGCATCCAATTGAAGTGTTAGACGCGTGTGTCTCGCCAATTTTAGCTCCTTTTCTGGAAGTAAAATCAATTGTAGTCGTTTTAGATGCAGTAAGGTGGTTAAACCGAAGTATATTAAGTGCAAATGTACAACAGCTATTGCATGAACAACTGAAATTTGGTAGTCACATTCTTGTTAATAAAGCAGATTTACTAACAGATGAAGATAAGAACACAGTATTTGAAGAAGTAAAGGCAATAAATGATCATGCGAAAATGTATGAGACAAAGTATTGCAATATATCTTTAAAAGATATAGAGGAAGCAGAATTTCCAAATGATGAGGAACATGAGACACTACATGTCAAACAGCATTTACATATACAAACGATGACGTATCAATTTACGAAACCGATTGAACAAGACAAATTATATGAATGGCTTTCGAATTTACCAGATAGTATTTATCGAGTGAAAGGTTTTGTGAAATTCCATGGAGATAAATACCCTCACCTATTCCAATATTCGTTCGGAGTACCAACTTTATTAGAACAAGACTTCGGTTTCCCGACAAACTTAGTAGTAATAGGAGAAGGACTAGATAAGAAACAATTGGCTGAAGGGTTAGAGAAAGTAGAACTTAACTCTAATTAA
- a CDS encoding ABC transporter ATP-binding protein codes for MTHLLETKNLSVSFGEDHVIKDVNLTVQKGKLISIIGPNGAGKTTLFNLLSGQISPTTGEVYFKGQDITKLSISDRTRLGIGRSFQLTNIFPELTVLENVRLSVQSFVQDYYSFFPSPAKLKQQVGEARRFLKTVLLHEKENVLAKDLAHGEKRKLELAMLLALKTDVLLLDEPTAGISVEEVPAILQVIENIKKHPESTIVLIEHKMDMILGLSDHLIVLFHGELLAEGLPEEIIKDERVQSAYLGGLYSGTITSE; via the coding sequence GTGACACATTTGTTAGAGACGAAAAATCTTAGCGTATCTTTTGGTGAAGATCATGTTATTAAAGATGTAAATTTAACTGTCCAAAAAGGAAAACTCATTTCTATTATCGGGCCAAATGGTGCGGGGAAGACAACATTATTTAATTTACTAAGTGGACAGATTTCACCCACAACAGGTGAAGTGTATTTTAAAGGGCAAGATATTACAAAACTATCGATTTCAGATCGAACACGCTTAGGAATCGGTCGCTCTTTTCAGCTTACAAACATATTCCCAGAATTAACGGTACTTGAAAATGTCCGTTTAAGTGTTCAATCATTCGTACAAGATTACTATAGTTTTTTCCCGAGTCCAGCAAAATTAAAGCAACAAGTTGGAGAGGCGAGACGTTTCTTAAAAACAGTATTACTTCACGAGAAAGAGAACGTATTAGCGAAAGATTTGGCACATGGAGAGAAAAGAAAGCTAGAACTTGCGATGTTATTAGCTTTAAAAACGGATGTGTTATTACTTGATGAGCCGACGGCAGGTATTTCGGTTGAGGAAGTCCCTGCTATATTACAAGTGATTGAAAATATTAAGAAACATCCAGAGAGCACAATTGTACTTATCGAACACAAAATGGATATGATACTAGGTTTGTCAGATCATCTTATCGTTTTATTTCATGGAGAGTTATTGGCTGAAGGATTGCCAGAAGAAATTATAAAAGATGAGCGTGTACAAAGTGCTTATTTAGGGGGATTATATAGTGGCACTATTACAAGTGAATAA
- a CDS encoding nitroreductase family protein, whose translation MSATTTNLKEAIVNRRSIRKVAKNDAITKERIEEVLKTALHAPTSFNMQSGRMVVLMDGEHEKFWDIVKETLRARVPAENFEATVERLKGFHAGVGTVLFFEDQATVQKMQENAPLYKDQFPFWSHQGNAMLQHTVWMLLSAEGIGASLQHYNPIVDAEVKETWNIPAEWSLVGQMPFGEPNEQPAERTFLPTEDVVKFY comes from the coding sequence ATGTCAGCAACTACAACAAACTTAAAAGAAGCAATTGTGAATCGCCGTTCAATTCGTAAAGTAGCAAAAAACGATGCAATTACGAAAGAAAGAATTGAAGAAGTGTTAAAAACAGCTTTACACGCACCAACATCTTTCAATATGCAAAGTGGTCGTATGGTTGTATTAATGGATGGAGAGCATGAAAAGTTTTGGGATATTGTTAAAGAAACACTAAGAGCTCGCGTACCAGCAGAAAACTTTGAAGCGACTGTAGAAAGACTAAAAGGCTTCCATGCAGGTGTAGGAACAGTTCTATTCTTTGAAGATCAAGCAACTGTACAAAAAATGCAAGAAAATGCGCCATTATATAAAGATCAGTTCCCATTCTGGTCTCATCAAGGAAATGCGATGTTACAACATACTGTGTGGATGCTATTATCTGCTGAAGGAATTGGAGCGTCATTACAACATTACAACCCAATCGTAGATGCTGAAGTGAAAGAAACTTGGAACATTCCAGCAGAGTGGAGCTTAGTAGGTCAAATGCCATTTGGTGAACCAAACGAACAACCAGCAGAAAGAACGTTCTTGCCTACTGAAGATGTAGTGAAATTTTATTAA
- a CDS encoding flavin monoamine oxidase family protein, translated as MGNPLAMEEMLHIIHAGLVKKNNPKRITIAGAGISGLVAGSLLKEAGHEVTIIEANNRIGGRVYTIREPFSVGLYFNAGPMRIPDTHKLTLAYIHKFKLPLNLFINKTFADIIYTNNIQTRLNVFENDPSVLEYPVLDKERGKTAEELMIEVLEPILNYIKKDPDKNWLIVEKKYKTYSLGSFLMEYYSDSAIDMIGVLLDMEAYMGMSLIEVLREMIFFTSTTKYYEITGGMDKLSNAFLPQLREHILMPYKVDKIIQEDNKVMLQGNHEQTLEQFTITSDFAIITIPFSALRFVEVQPYYLFSYFKKRAIRELNYIAATKIAIEFKSRFWEKAGQCGGKSITDLPIRFTYYPSYGIHTPGPAIVIASYTWADEALTWDSLPQRDRIRYALKNLAEIYGDIVYSEFVTGTSFSWSKNPYSCGAFTAFEPGQELELFPYITPPSGKVHFAGEHTTLTHGWMQGAIESGVRVAYEVNEQ; from the coding sequence ATGGGGAACCCATTAGCAATGGAAGAAATGCTTCATATTATTCATGCAGGGCTTGTCAAAAAGAATAACCCAAAACGGATTACGATTGCAGGTGCAGGGATTTCTGGATTAGTTGCAGGTTCTTTATTAAAAGAGGCTGGGCACGAAGTAACGATTATAGAAGCAAATAACAGAATAGGTGGCAGGGTGTATACGATTCGGGAACCATTTAGTGTGGGTTTATATTTTAATGCGGGACCGATGAGAATCCCTGACACCCATAAGTTAACCTTAGCGTATATTCATAAATTTAAACTACCTTTAAACCTTTTTATAAATAAAACTTTTGCAGATATCATTTATACGAATAACATTCAAACGAGATTGAATGTGTTTGAAAATGATCCAAGTGTACTTGAATATCCGGTTTTGGATAAAGAAAGAGGAAAAACGGCAGAAGAGCTAATGATTGAGGTATTAGAACCAATACTAAATTATATTAAGAAGGATCCTGATAAAAACTGGCTTATCGTTGAAAAAAAGTATAAAACGTATTCGCTTGGTTCATTTTTAATGGAGTATTATTCAGATAGTGCAATAGATATGATTGGGGTACTTCTTGATATGGAAGCTTATATGGGAATGTCCTTAATTGAAGTATTACGTGAAATGATTTTCTTTACTTCAACGACGAAATATTATGAAATAACTGGTGGAATGGATAAGTTATCGAATGCATTCTTACCACAATTAAGAGAACATATTTTAATGCCATATAAGGTTGATAAAATTATACAAGAAGATAATAAAGTAATGTTACAAGGAAATCATGAACAAACGTTAGAGCAATTTACAATAACAAGTGATTTTGCTATTATTACAATTCCATTTTCAGCGTTAAGATTTGTAGAAGTTCAGCCATACTATTTATTCTCTTATTTTAAAAAAAGAGCAATTCGTGAATTAAATTATATTGCTGCAACTAAAATTGCAATAGAGTTTAAAAGTAGATTTTGGGAGAAAGCGGGACAGTGTGGCGGTAAATCTATTACTGATTTACCGATACGGTTTACATACTATCCGAGTTATGGCATTCATACTCCAGGACCAGCTATCGTAATAGCAAGTTATACGTGGGCAGATGAGGCGTTAACATGGGATAGTCTCCCGCAAAGAGATCGTATTCGTTACGCATTAAAAAATTTAGCGGAAATATACGGTGACATCGTCTATAGTGAGTTTGTCACTGGAACATCTTTTAGCTGGAGTAAAAATCCGTATTCTTGCGGTGCATTTACAGCTTTCGAACCAGGCCAAGAGCTCGAGTTATTTCCGTATATTACACCACCATCTGGAAAAGTACATTTTGCAGGAGAGCATACGACATTAACACATGGATGGATGCAAGGGGCAATTGAGTCTGGAGTAAGAGTTGCATATGAAGTAAATGAACAGTGA
- a CDS encoding DsbA family oxidoreductase, whose amino-acid sequence MTVKMKVYSDFICPFCFLAKGPLDEVAKEKDVEIEWMPFELRPSPYSKIDPWNEPEKLGSWDAFILPTAKKLGIDMRLPRVSPHPYTHLAFEGCQFAKERGLGNEYHHRVFTAFFQEEQNIEDIDLLTKLAVEVGLPEAEFKDALVTRKYKEKHQEAIQHAYDEANIMAVPTVMIGDEVIQGLASKETLERVIDKEIEKDKTNSFEGMQCNTDGYC is encoded by the coding sequence ATGACTGTAAAAATGAAAGTATACTCAGATTTTATATGTCCGTTTTGTTTTTTAGCAAAAGGTCCATTAGATGAGGTAGCGAAAGAGAAAGATGTAGAGATTGAATGGATGCCATTTGAATTACGTCCAAGTCCATATTCAAAAATAGATCCATGGAATGAACCAGAAAAATTAGGTTCATGGGATGCTTTCATTCTTCCGACAGCGAAGAAGTTAGGAATTGATATGCGCTTGCCACGTGTTTCACCACATCCATATACACATTTAGCTTTCGAAGGATGTCAATTTGCGAAAGAACGTGGACTAGGTAATGAGTATCATCACCGCGTATTCACAGCATTTTTCCAAGAAGAGCAAAACATTGAAGATATTGATTTGTTAACAAAATTAGCGGTAGAAGTAGGACTTCCTGAGGCGGAATTTAAAGATGCTTTAGTAACTCGTAAATATAAAGAAAAGCATCAAGAAGCAATTCAACACGCATATGATGAAGCGAATATTATGGCTGTTCCAACTGTCATGATTGGAGATGAAGTCATTCAAGGGCTTGCTAGTAAAGAAACACTAGAAAGGGTCATTGATAAAGAAATTGAAAAGGATAAAACAAATTCATTTGAAGGTATGCAATGTAATACCGATGGATATTGCTAA
- a CDS encoding substrate-binding domain-containing protein — translation MSMKKRKWLKTMFTGCVLGSLLITAACSGKKTSTEDEKTIKVGVLASLTGPLESYGKQTVNGFELGLDYATGGTGKVDGKKIKFVVEDTETKADVAVKKATKLLEEEKVDFLVGSSSSSDTLAVLPLAEEYEKIMVVEPAVADSITGKNWNKYIFRTGRSSSQDAIAGAAAIAKKDVKIATFAPDNAFGREGIAAFKAGAKKLGANIVNEQYADTNSTDFTANIQNIISSKPDYLFIVWAGANSPWKQLKDMNVEAQGIKISTGAPDIPALKTMDALVGMQGFSVYYHTLPKNKVNDWLVEEHKKRFNGAVPDLFTAGGMSAAISIVEALKKTKGDTDVDTLIKKMEGMEFDTPKGKMKFREKDHQAMQTLYSITLKKQDGVDYPVPVLERELTMKETEPPVQNK, via the coding sequence ATGTCGATGAAAAAACGTAAGTGGCTAAAGACAATGTTTACTGGTTGTGTTTTAGGTTCGTTATTAATAACGGCAGCTTGTTCAGGAAAGAAAACAAGTACAGAGGATGAAAAAACGATTAAGGTAGGAGTCCTTGCTTCTTTAACAGGACCACTAGAATCGTATGGAAAACAAACAGTGAACGGATTTGAATTAGGGTTAGATTATGCAACTGGTGGAACTGGGAAAGTAGATGGGAAAAAGATTAAGTTTGTTGTAGAAGATACAGAAACGAAAGCGGATGTAGCAGTTAAAAAAGCTACGAAGTTATTAGAAGAAGAGAAAGTTGATTTTTTAGTTGGATCGTCTAGTTCAAGTGATACGTTAGCGGTTTTACCACTGGCTGAAGAATATGAAAAGATTATGGTTGTAGAACCGGCAGTTGCGGATAGTATTACCGGGAAGAACTGGAATAAATATATTTTTAGAACTGGAAGAAGTTCCTCACAAGATGCGATTGCAGGAGCAGCAGCAATTGCGAAAAAAGATGTAAAGATTGCGACATTTGCCCCAGATAACGCTTTTGGTCGTGAAGGGATTGCTGCATTTAAAGCGGGTGCGAAAAAATTAGGTGCGAACATTGTGAATGAGCAATACGCGGATACAAATTCAACAGATTTTACAGCGAATATTCAAAATATCATTAGTTCAAAACCAGATTATTTATTTATCGTTTGGGCAGGGGCAAATTCACCTTGGAAACAGTTGAAAGATATGAATGTGGAAGCGCAAGGTATTAAAATTTCTACAGGTGCGCCAGATATACCAGCATTAAAAACAATGGATGCATTAGTAGGTATGCAAGGTTTTTCTGTATATTATCACACACTTCCAAAAAATAAAGTGAATGATTGGCTAGTTGAAGAGCATAAAAAACGTTTTAATGGTGCAGTGCCAGATTTGTTTACAGCGGGAGGAATGTCAGCAGCAATTTCTATTGTAGAAGCCTTAAAGAAAACAAAAGGTGATACAGATGTAGATACCTTGATTAAGAAAATGGAAGGAATGGAATTTGATACACCAAAAGGAAAGATGAAGTTTAGAGAGAAGGATCACCAAGCGATGCAGACACTGTATTCTATCACATTGAAAAAGCAAGACGGTGTTGATTATCCGGTGCCAGTGTTAGAGCGAGAATTAACGATGAAAGAAACAGAACCACCAGTTCAAAATAAATAG